From Cydia splendana chromosome 4, ilCydSple1.2, whole genome shotgun sequence, one genomic window encodes:
- the LOC134789461 gene encoding uncharacterized protein LOC134789461, with translation MGNKQLNKKKTSRKRQLGRFQQTMELTKRRKLDNFTAEHDTISLDYIELQNMEMESPISSTTDIQSNDEATGSNILNPRIAQVDDTYRVPSILEEEDTHELQISFNVEEELPDKTVGRRIVAVSYHSIRFLAFYPIKDCMETIYINAIFHRQNRNFLVLFILQDGLFVTLTSRSHIVLFGAFRE, from the exons atgggtaacaagcaattgaataaaaagaagacatctcgaaaaagacaactcggaagattccaacaaacaatggaactaac gaaaagaagaaaattgGATAATTTCACAGCCGAACATGATACTATATCTTTAGACTACATCGA aCTGCAAAATATGGAAATGGAATCTCCGATTTCATCAACCACTGACATTCAAAGTAACGA TGAGGCGACCGGCTCAAACATTTTGAACCCACGCATTGCACAGGTGGATGACACTTATCGGGTTCCTAGTATATTAGAGGAAGAAGATACCCATGAG ttacaaATATCGTTCAATGTGGAAGAAGAGCTTCCTGACAAAACCGTCGGTCGAAGAATTGTCGCAGTTAGTTACCATTCGATTCGATTCCTCGCATTTTATCCAATAAAAGATTGTAtggaaactatatacataaacgcaatatttcaccgacaaaatcgcaattttcttgttttgttcatacttcaagatggactctttgtgaccttgacgtcacggtcacatatcgttttgttcggggcgtttcgcgagtga